Proteins encoded together in one Mus musculus strain C57BL/6J chromosome 16, GRCm38.p6 C57BL/6J window:
- the Pla2g10 gene encoding group 10 secretory phospholipase A2 isoform X1, with protein MAYMNYGCYCGLGGHGEPRDAIDWCCYHHDCCYSRAQDAGCSPKLDRYPWKCMDHHILCGPAENKCQELLCRCDEELAYCLAGTEYHLKYLFFPSILCEKDSPKCN; from the exons ATGGCTTACATGAACTATGGCTGTTATTGTGGCCTTGGTGGCCATGGAGAGCCACGTGACGCCATTGACTG GTGCTGCTACCACCACGACTGCTGCTACTCTCGGGCTCAGGACGCTGGCTGCAGCCCTAAGTTAGACCGCTACCCATGGAAGTGCATGGACCATCACATCCTGTGTG GACCAGCAGAGAACAAATGCCAAGAACTTTTGTGCAGGTGTGACGAGGAGCTGGCTTACTGCCTGGCAGGGACCGAGTACCACCTGAAATacctcttcttcccctccatTTTATGTGAGAAGGACTCTCCCAAGTGCAATTGA